One segment of Pelecanus crispus isolate bPelCri1 chromosome 2, bPelCri1.pri, whole genome shotgun sequence DNA contains the following:
- the BAALC gene encoding brain and acute leukemia cytoplasmic protein, which translates to MGCGGSRADAIEPRYYESWTRETESTWLTNTDSESPPQEAGSAEAGGREQGGPRPGVLEDGKSAQAGVTTASATAGTLNTEKRNNSGPQCVNPMVRGAGATMQRQNGFRAAESKWDTQKMSTKEVTITVTKSIRQSDRRKTKNCVN; encoded by the exons ATGGGCTGCGGGGGCAGCAGGGCCGACGCCATCGAGCCCCGCTACTACGAGAGCTGGACGCGGGAGACCGAGTCCACCTGGCTGACCAACACCGACTCCGAGAGCCCGCCGCAGGAGGCCGGCAGCGCCGAGGCCGGTGGCCGGGAGCAGGGCGGCCCGCGCCCCG GTGTTCTGGAGGATGGAAAATCAGCTCAGGCAGGTGTAACTACAGCATCAGCCACAGCTGGAACACTGAACACCGAGAAGAGGAACAACAGTGGTCCTCAGTGTGTGAACCCCATGGTCCGTGGTGCGGGAGCTACGATGCAGAGACAGAACGGCTTCAGAGCAGCAGAG AGTAAATGGGACACACAGAAAATGTCCACAAAAGAAGTCACCATTACTGTTACAAAAAGCATCAGACAAAGcgacagaaggaaaacaaagaattgTGTCAATtaa